From a region of the Terriglobales bacterium genome:
- a CDS encoding protein-glutamate O-methyltransferase CheR, translating to MGISTVHFDYLRKLMRTHTAIVLDEGKEYIAESRLASLVYDEGFGSVDDLFFVLRESNFSSLHRRVVNAMTNNETWFFRDVVPFEALRKAIIPELMVKRAAERTLRIWSAACSSGQEPYSVVMMLRTDFPELTGWKVQVVATDVSHAVLERAQRGRYSQLEVNRGLPIPLLKRYFRQDGLDWLIADEIKSQVEFRDLNLSEPWALMPVVDVVLIRNVLIYFDVPTKQDILGRVRRQMMPDGFMLMGSAETTLNLDSSFERVQFESTAYYRPTSQG from the coding sequence ATGGGGATCAGTACAGTTCATTTCGACTACCTGCGCAAACTGATGCGAACGCATACGGCCATCGTGCTTGATGAGGGGAAGGAATACATCGCCGAATCGAGGCTGGCGTCGTTGGTGTATGACGAAGGGTTTGGATCGGTAGACGACCTGTTCTTTGTACTCCGTGAAAGCAACTTCAGCAGCCTGCATCGCCGTGTAGTGAATGCGATGACGAATAACGAGACCTGGTTCTTCCGGGATGTGGTGCCGTTTGAAGCGCTTCGGAAGGCAATCATTCCAGAGTTGATGGTGAAGCGAGCGGCGGAAAGGACGTTGAGGATTTGGTCTGCGGCGTGCTCGAGTGGGCAGGAGCCGTACAGCGTGGTGATGATGCTGCGAACGGACTTCCCCGAACTGACTGGCTGGAAGGTTCAGGTGGTGGCGACAGATGTGTCCCATGCGGTTCTGGAAAGGGCACAGCGCGGGCGGTATTCCCAACTGGAAGTGAACCGCGGACTGCCGATCCCGCTCCTGAAGCGTTACTTTCGGCAAGACGGCCTGGATTGGCTGATCGCGGATGAGATCAAGAGCCAAGTGGAATTTCGCGATTTGAATTTGTCGGAACCGTGGGCACTCATGCCAGTGGTGGACGTCGTGCTGATCCGGAACGTGCTGATCTATTTCGACGTGCCAACGAAGCAGGACATCCTCGGGCGGGTGAGGAGGCAGATGATGCCGGATGGCTTCATGTTGATGGGCAGTGCGGAAACTACGCTGAACCTGGATAGTAGTTTCGAAAGAGTGCAGTTCGAATCTACGGCCTATTACCGGCCGACCTCGCAAGGCTGA
- a CDS encoding methyl-accepting chemotaxis protein, translating into MTWFANLKISTKLLGSFVIVAAIAAVIGWMGLSTSAKMAAVSSDVHKNHLISMRELLKANHAFLSARIAIRDSLLTSSPAERQKKFAQVVEALDQADNYMAEYKKAELSEPEQKLLPSSEAALRNFRKQAESIETVAVKMQDQAAVEILHGVAGDAAREAAESLDQLAEINSQLAADNNEANERTAARAQTTILTFIGVGVLIALSLGFVISRVISRPVRKLGEAADQLATGVVDLELPAEDRSEVGQLSRSFKAMGETIRDRSVAAQKIAGGDLSVVVEPKSDRDVLANSLKKCVEVLNELMRQMANMAQQHDAGEIDSFLDTANFEGDYGKVAQGINDMVSGHIAVKKKAMACVGEFGRGNFEAPLEKFPGKKAFINETIEQVRANLKALIADADMLVRAAIEGRLDTRADATKHHGDFRKIVDGVNETLNTIVGPLNIAIDSLDRLAQGENPEPITRDYQGEYKRLKESVNAVTCTVKTRGEEMNYLLSAALEGNLDARADARKFTGGNAKLIDGINGLLEAIVHPLRDASQVLEKIAAGDLTAEVEKPYKGEFNNLKHAINTVSIQVRQAMQQIGRSTSALVMSAEELNKVSHQMSSSADETAAQANVVSAASDQVSKNVQTVATGADEMGASIKEIAKNTAEATKVAISAVKTAEATNETIEKLGQSSAEIGQVIKVITSIAQQTNLLALNATIEAARAGEAGKGFAVVANEVKELAKETAKATEDISRKIEAIQTDTKGAVAAIGQIGGVIHQINDIQNTIASAVEEQSATTNEISRNLAEAAKGAVDITKNISGVAEAARSTTAGAVDTQKSAQSLERMAAELQELVSQFKYDEQKATATARPVAAKTRANGKYVASEREGAFAEAIH; encoded by the coding sequence ATGACGTGGTTTGCGAACCTGAAAATTTCAACGAAGCTGTTGGGCTCGTTCGTGATTGTTGCGGCAATTGCGGCAGTCATCGGATGGATGGGGCTGTCGACTTCCGCAAAGATGGCAGCGGTTTCCAGCGACGTACACAAGAATCATCTGATATCCATGCGTGAATTGCTGAAAGCCAATCACGCATTCCTGTCGGCACGCATAGCAATCCGTGATTCCTTGCTCACCAGTTCTCCGGCCGAACGGCAGAAGAAGTTCGCCCAAGTCGTTGAAGCACTGGACCAGGCCGACAACTACATGGCCGAGTACAAGAAAGCCGAATTGTCGGAACCGGAGCAGAAGCTACTGCCGAGTTCAGAAGCAGCGCTGCGCAATTTCCGCAAGCAAGCGGAGTCGATTGAAACTGTTGCCGTGAAGATGCAGGACCAGGCAGCGGTGGAGATCCTTCATGGCGTTGCGGGCGATGCTGCCAGAGAAGCGGCGGAATCACTGGACCAACTGGCCGAGATCAATTCGCAACTGGCCGCAGACAACAATGAGGCCAACGAGCGGACAGCGGCACGAGCACAAACAACGATTCTTACATTTATCGGTGTCGGAGTGCTGATCGCATTGAGCTTGGGATTTGTCATTTCGCGCGTGATTTCACGTCCGGTAAGGAAGTTGGGAGAAGCCGCCGATCAACTGGCAACCGGTGTGGTCGATCTGGAATTGCCAGCCGAAGACCGTAGCGAAGTGGGACAACTCTCGAGGTCATTCAAAGCAATGGGAGAGACAATACGCGATCGCTCAGTGGCTGCGCAGAAGATTGCGGGGGGTGACTTGTCGGTGGTGGTAGAACCCAAATCCGACCGCGACGTGCTGGCGAATTCGCTGAAGAAATGCGTCGAGGTGCTGAATGAGTTGATGCGACAAATGGCGAACATGGCCCAGCAACACGATGCAGGGGAGATTGACTCCTTCCTTGATACGGCCAATTTTGAAGGTGACTACGGGAAAGTGGCGCAAGGCATCAATGACATGGTTTCTGGCCACATCGCGGTGAAGAAAAAGGCGATGGCTTGCGTCGGCGAGTTCGGCCGCGGGAATTTCGAAGCGCCGTTAGAGAAGTTCCCCGGAAAGAAGGCCTTCATCAACGAAACGATCGAGCAGGTGCGGGCGAACCTGAAGGCGCTGATCGCAGACGCGGACATGCTTGTGAGGGCAGCGATTGAAGGCAGATTGGATACTCGCGCCGACGCGACGAAGCATCACGGAGACTTCCGCAAGATCGTCGACGGAGTAAACGAAACCCTCAACACGATCGTTGGACCCCTAAACATCGCCATCGACTCGCTTGATCGACTGGCGCAAGGAGAAAACCCTGAGCCGATAACGAGGGACTACCAGGGCGAATACAAACGTCTGAAGGAGAGCGTGAACGCGGTGACGTGCACAGTGAAGACCCGCGGCGAAGAAATGAACTATCTGCTATCGGCGGCACTGGAAGGCAATCTCGACGCGCGTGCGGATGCCAGGAAGTTCACCGGTGGGAACGCTAAATTAATTGATGGAATCAACGGTTTGCTGGAAGCGATCGTGCACCCGCTTCGTGACGCTTCCCAGGTTCTGGAAAAGATCGCGGCCGGTGATCTTACTGCCGAAGTCGAAAAACCATACAAGGGCGAGTTCAACAACCTGAAGCATGCGATCAATACTGTGTCCATCCAGGTGCGCCAGGCGATGCAGCAGATCGGGCGCAGTACTTCGGCACTGGTGATGTCGGCAGAGGAACTGAACAAGGTTAGTCATCAAATGAGTTCGAGCGCGGACGAAACGGCGGCGCAGGCGAACGTAGTTTCGGCGGCTTCGGATCAGGTCAGCAAGAACGTTCAGACGGTGGCTACCGGCGCGGATGAGATGGGCGCAAGCATCAAGGAGATCGCCAAGAACACGGCCGAGGCGACAAAGGTCGCGATCTCCGCGGTGAAGACCGCCGAAGCAACCAATGAGACGATCGAAAAACTGGGGCAGTCGAGCGCGGAGATAGGACAGGTCATCAAGGTGATCACATCCATTGCGCAGCAAACGAACCTGCTGGCACTGAATGCGACGATCGAGGCGGCCCGGGCCGGAGAGGCAGGCAAGGGATTTGCGGTTGTCGCCAATGAAGTGAAGGAGCTGGCGAAGGAAACTGCGAAGGCGACCGAAGACATCAGCCGGAAGATCGAAGCGATCCAGACCGACACGAAGGGAGCGGTGGCCGCAATCGGGCAGATCGGCGGAGTGATCCACCAGATCAACGACATCCAGAACACGATTGCGAGCGCAGTGGAAGAGCAGAGCGCGACGACCAATGAGATCAGTCGCAATCTGGCGGAAGCTGCCAAGGGTGCGGTCGATATCACGAAGAACATCAGCGGAGTAGCGGAAGCGGCAAGGAGTACGACGGCGGGCGCGGTGGATACGCAGAAGTCCGCGCAATCCCTGGAGCGAATGGCAGCGGAACTTCAGGAACTGGTGTCGCAATTCAAATACGACGAGCAGAAGGCGACGGCAACTGCCAGGCCCGTCGCAGCCAAAACCAGGGCGAACGGAAAGTACGTCGCTTCCGAGCGCGAAGGGGCATTTGCCGAAGCAATCCACTAA
- a CDS encoding chemotaxis response regulator protein-glutamate methylesterase, translating to MKRIRVLVVDDSVVIRRMLREALSEDPLIEVVGVAANGKIGLSMVEQLSPDLVTLDIEMPEMDGLDVLRQLRVRQPALPVVMFSTLTQRGAVATLDALALGARDYVAKPANVDGITAGLQRIREDLTPKIKALCGYKEAIVADLLEKKSCTVGRSTVRSGPIEVVAIGCSTGGPNALAEVLPKLAEDLPVPVIIVQHMPPTFTRFLAERLNASCALEVREAEADQVLEAGEIWIAPGDFHVAVQANGTKVHLRTNQSPRENSCRPSVDVLFRTVARVYGNRALAVILTGMGQDGLRGTEELKSAGAFVVAQDEESSVVWGMPGFVVQAGLADRVVPLANVAQEITKRVAAGRQAFTHRLGA from the coding sequence ATGAAACGAATACGAGTGCTGGTGGTGGATGACTCGGTGGTGATCCGGCGGATGCTGCGGGAAGCGTTGTCGGAGGATCCGCTCATCGAGGTGGTGGGAGTCGCGGCGAACGGAAAAATCGGGCTCTCGATGGTGGAGCAGCTATCGCCGGACCTGGTGACGCTCGACATCGAGATGCCGGAGATGGACGGTCTCGACGTGCTACGCCAGTTGCGGGTCAGGCAGCCGGCCCTTCCGGTGGTAATGTTCAGCACACTTACGCAAAGAGGCGCAGTGGCGACACTGGATGCGCTGGCGCTGGGTGCAAGAGATTACGTCGCGAAGCCAGCGAATGTGGACGGGATCACGGCGGGCCTGCAGCGTATTCGCGAAGACCTGACACCGAAGATCAAGGCGCTGTGCGGGTATAAGGAAGCGATTGTTGCGGATCTGCTCGAAAAGAAATCGTGCACAGTGGGTCGGTCGACAGTTCGCTCCGGGCCGATCGAAGTGGTGGCTATCGGATGTTCGACAGGAGGCCCCAATGCGCTCGCGGAGGTGCTTCCGAAACTCGCCGAAGATCTTCCAGTTCCGGTGATCATTGTGCAGCACATGCCTCCTACGTTTACGCGATTTCTGGCGGAACGATTGAATGCGAGTTGTGCGCTCGAGGTCAGGGAAGCGGAAGCCGATCAGGTATTGGAGGCGGGCGAAATCTGGATCGCTCCGGGAGATTTTCACGTCGCAGTGCAGGCCAACGGCACGAAAGTCCATCTTCGGACGAATCAGTCACCCCGTGAGAATTCGTGTCGACCGTCGGTGGACGTCCTGTTTCGCACGGTTGCGCGCGTATACGGGAACAGGGCGCTGGCAGTGATCCTTACCGGAATGGGCCAGGATGGGTTGCGAGGCACGGAGGAACTGAAGTCGGCGGGTGCATTTGTAGTGGCGCAGGACGAAGAAAGTTCGGTGGTCTGGGGCATGCCCGGGTTCGTGGTGCAGGCAGGTTTAGCGGACCGAGTGGTTCCGCTGGCGAATGTCGCGCAGGAGATCACAAAACGAGTCGCGGCCGGAAGGCAGGCATTCACTCATCGGCTGGGAGCTTAA
- a CDS encoding S41 family peptidase codes for MVRSSRRSLFLVTFIILLCGALGALFGQRVSSNAASGDTEIRDSLRTFSQVYDLVEQNYAEPVSADKAIYNGAIPGMLHVLDPHSNFFDPKSYSLLREEQRGKYYGVGMQVGPRNNKVIVIAPFAGTPAFRAGIHPGDVIIAVDGKPTDNLTTQDVAEMLKGPKGTTVRITVLREGTAKPLDFTVTRDEIPRYSVDLKFQIRPGIGYIHISGFQETTEREVQAALDEMGDLKGLVLDLRQNPGGLLSEGVGVADKFLKKGAVIVSHHGRSSPEKVYRAPRGNGGRDYPIVVLVNRGTASAAEIVAGAIQDHDRGLIIGETTFGKGLVQTVYPLSENTGLALTTAKYYTPSNRLIQREYTGVSLYDYYYNREGSENDKNNQNREVRTTDSGRTVYGGGGITPDVKVPTPKQNAFQDRLIQKYAFFNFAKRYIINHQVQKNFVVDDNVMQEFRKFLTEEKVPFTEQEISEINDWLRSNIKSEIFVDAYGQEEGLKIRAEADPLVQKALELMPEAKQLAENARRIIAEKNGARAAAIGTSNR; via the coding sequence ATGGTTCGTAGTTCTCGCCGCTCGCTTTTCCTTGTCACTTTTATCATCCTTTTGTGCGGAGCGCTCGGCGCCCTTTTCGGGCAGCGCGTCAGTTCAAATGCCGCGTCGGGTGATACCGAGATTCGTGACAGCCTCCGTACGTTCTCTCAGGTTTATGACCTCGTCGAGCAGAACTACGCGGAACCCGTCAGCGCCGACAAGGCCATCTACAACGGGGCGATCCCCGGGATGTTGCATGTTCTCGACCCGCACTCGAACTTCTTTGACCCGAAGTCATACTCGTTGCTGCGCGAAGAGCAGCGCGGTAAATACTACGGCGTCGGCATGCAGGTCGGTCCCCGCAACAATAAGGTCATCGTAATTGCTCCCTTTGCCGGGACACCGGCCTTCCGGGCCGGCATCCACCCGGGCGACGTGATCATCGCCGTCGACGGTAAGCCGACCGACAACCTGACCACCCAGGATGTCGCCGAAATGCTGAAAGGGCCCAAGGGCACCACGGTCCGTATCACCGTGCTGCGCGAAGGCACCGCAAAGCCCCTTGATTTCACTGTGACGCGCGACGAAATTCCGCGCTACTCCGTGGACCTGAAGTTCCAGATTCGCCCCGGTATCGGCTACATCCATATCTCCGGCTTCCAGGAAACCACCGAACGCGAAGTGCAGGCCGCCCTCGACGAAATGGGTGACCTGAAAGGTCTGGTACTGGATCTGCGTCAGAATCCGGGCGGATTGCTCAGCGAAGGCGTTGGCGTTGCCGACAAGTTCCTGAAGAAGGGTGCCGTCATCGTCTCGCACCACGGGCGCTCTTCACCTGAAAAGGTTTACCGTGCACCCCGTGGAAACGGCGGGCGCGACTACCCGATCGTTGTGCTTGTAAACCGTGGCACGGCATCGGCAGCTGAAATTGTCGCCGGCGCAATTCAGGACCACGATCGCGGCCTCATCATCGGCGAAACCACATTCGGAAAGGGCCTCGTTCAGACCGTGTATCCGCTGTCTGAGAACACCGGTCTGGCTCTGACTACCGCGAAGTACTACACGCCCAGCAACCGCTTGATCCAGCGTGAGTACACAGGCGTCTCGCTCTACGACTACTACTACAACCGCGAAGGTTCAGAGAACGACAAGAACAACCAGAACCGTGAGGTGCGCACCACCGATAGCGGACGCACCGTTTACGGTGGCGGTGGTATCACGCCCGACGTAAAGGTGCCCACGCCCAAACAGAATGCGTTCCAGGATCGCTTGATCCAGAAGTACGCATTCTTCAATTTCGCGAAACGGTACATCATCAACCACCAGGTCCAGAAGAACTTCGTGGTTGACGACAATGTCATGCAGGAATTCCGAAAGTTCCTGACCGAAGAAAAGGTTCCCTTCACGGAACAGGAAATCAGCGAGATCAACGATTGGCTCCGTTCGAATATCAAGAGCGAGATTTTCGTTGACGCCTACGGCCAGGAAGAGGGACTCAAGATTCGTGCGGAAGCCGACCCGCTTGTTCAGAAGGCACTGGAACTCATGCCGGAAGCCAAGCAGTTGGCCGAGAATGCCCGCCGGATCATCGCCGAAAAGAATGGTGCCCGCGCGGCAGCTATTGGCACAAGCAACCGGTAA
- the aroF gene encoding 3-deoxy-7-phosphoheptulonate synthase produces MIVNMSVNATEQEIHHVIERVREAGFQPHVTRGETKTIIAAVGAGGRRHEIEALQAAAGVEDVVPIAQPYKLVSRQTKPSRTVVRVGDVAIGGPEVVVVAGPCSVESREQILTTARAVKQAGASMLRGGAYKPRTSPYEFQGLGEEALKLLAEAREETGLPVVTEAMSTEDVDLICEYVDMLQIGARNMQNFALLRRVSTANKPVLLKRGPSATVKEWLLAAEYLLSGGNPNVVLCERGIKTFETETRNTLDLAAVALAKELSHLPVVADPSHGTGKPVLIPPMSRAAIACGADGLIVEVHPCPERAWSDGPQSLTLEAFAEMMDELDEPARRVSARKEQSKAAD; encoded by the coding sequence ATGATCGTCAATATGTCGGTAAATGCCACTGAGCAGGAGATTCACCATGTTATCGAGCGTGTCCGGGAGGCCGGATTCCAGCCGCACGTGACCCGAGGCGAGACAAAGACGATTATCGCGGCAGTTGGGGCCGGCGGACGGCGGCACGAGATCGAGGCCCTGCAGGCGGCGGCGGGAGTGGAAGATGTGGTCCCCATCGCGCAGCCGTACAAACTGGTCAGCCGGCAAACGAAGCCCTCTCGCACGGTGGTACGGGTTGGAGATGTCGCGATTGGCGGGCCCGAGGTGGTCGTGGTAGCCGGACCGTGCTCGGTGGAGTCGCGCGAGCAGATCCTTACCACTGCCCGGGCGGTCAAGCAGGCGGGTGCTTCGATGTTGCGGGGTGGCGCTTATAAGCCCCGGACTTCTCCCTACGAATTCCAGGGGCTTGGAGAAGAAGCGCTCAAGTTGCTGGCAGAGGCGCGCGAAGAAACCGGGTTGCCGGTGGTCACGGAGGCGATGAGCACCGAGGATGTGGACCTGATCTGCGAATACGTCGACATGCTGCAGATTGGCGCGCGAAACATGCAGAATTTCGCGCTGCTACGGCGAGTGTCGACTGCGAACAAGCCGGTGCTGTTGAAGCGGGGGCCATCGGCGACGGTGAAGGAATGGCTGCTCGCGGCGGAGTACCTGCTGAGTGGCGGGAATCCAAACGTGGTGCTTTGTGAGCGGGGAATCAAAACATTCGAAACCGAAACACGAAACACGCTGGACCTGGCTGCGGTTGCATTGGCGAAAGAATTATCGCACCTGCCGGTGGTGGCGGACCCGTCTCATGGAACAGGGAAGCCGGTGCTGATTCCGCCGATGTCGCGCGCGGCGATTGCGTGCGGGGCAGACGGGTTGATCGTGGAAGTGCATCCGTGTCCGGAACGGGCATGGTCGGATGGGCCGCAATCGCTGACGCTGGAGGCGTTTGCGGAAATGATGGATGAACTCGACGAGCCGGCCCGCCGGGTTTCGGCACGGAAGGAGCAATCGAAGGCGGCGGATTAG
- a CDS encoding chemotaxis protein CheX, producing the protein MAIEQKDISRMAAEIWTGMLQMELEGASRPAVKTNGIGACVHISGAWQGAVLVHCSLELARLATARFLAVDPGEIAIEQMRDAMGELANMSAGSVKPLLPEPCQLSLPSVADGTDYHLSVPQGTLLLESTFQCGGEPLSITVLQRRDGRN; encoded by the coding sequence ATGGCAATAGAGCAGAAGGACATCTCACGGATGGCGGCGGAGATCTGGACCGGCATGTTGCAGATGGAGTTGGAGGGCGCGTCCCGTCCGGCGGTCAAGACGAACGGAATTGGAGCATGTGTACACATCAGCGGCGCATGGCAGGGTGCTGTGCTGGTGCACTGTTCGCTCGAACTAGCGCGGTTGGCAACAGCAAGGTTTCTTGCTGTTGATCCGGGGGAAATTGCCATTGAGCAGATGCGCGATGCCATGGGGGAACTGGCGAACATGAGCGCCGGAAGTGTGAAGCCACTTCTGCCAGAGCCATGCCAGCTTTCGTTGCCGTCCGTGGCTGACGGCACGGATTATCACTTGTCGGTTCCACAAGGGACACTGCTCCTGGAATCGACGTTCCAGTGCGGCGGGGAACCGTTGTCGATCACAGTTCTTCAAAGGCGAGACGGCCGAAACTGA
- a CDS encoding chemotaxis protein CheW codes for MSATQQFCTFLLDGLFFGVEVEKVQEVIRHQETTRVPLANRAVGGLINLRGQIVTALDLRRRLELAERDRGVVPMNVVVRSDDGAVSLLVDEIGDVVEVQENEFEPPPDTLQGMAREMIRGAYKLKTRLLLVLDTERAMKV; via the coding sequence ATGAGCGCGACGCAGCAGTTTTGCACATTTTTGCTCGACGGACTCTTTTTTGGAGTGGAAGTTGAAAAAGTTCAAGAGGTGATCCGCCACCAGGAGACGACGCGTGTTCCGCTGGCGAACCGGGCGGTGGGCGGGTTGATCAATCTGCGTGGGCAGATCGTGACGGCGCTTGACCTTCGACGGAGGCTGGAGTTGGCGGAACGGGATCGGGGCGTGGTTCCGATGAACGTGGTGGTTCGGTCGGACGATGGTGCGGTGAGTTTGCTGGTGGACGAGATCGGCGATGTGGTGGAGGTGCAGGAGAATGAATTCGAGCCTCCACCGGATACGTTACAGGGCATGGCGCGGGAGATGATCCGCGGGGCATACAAGCTCAAGACGCGGCTACTGCTGGTGCTGGACACCGAGAGGGCGATGAAAGTTTGA
- a CDS encoding ferredoxin family protein, whose amino-acid sequence MERPRKSNFQANVKGSRALVTHITVPLDKAAVGLLQTTGETAELIGRESAIMAYVITDSCTKDELCVESCPTDCIHPKKDEPQFETVPQLYVDAENCIDCGACVGVCPSNAIFLVDELPAGYEAFVDKNKAFYN is encoded by the coding sequence GTGGAACGCCCAAGAAAGTCAAACTTTCAAGCCAATGTAAAAGGGTCACGCGCTCTCGTGACGCACATCACAGTTCCTTTGGACAAGGCGGCGGTAGGGTTATTGCAGACGACGGGCGAAACCGCCGAACTGATTGGGAGAGAGAGCGCAATCATGGCATACGTAATCACTGATTCCTGTACCAAAGACGAACTCTGCGTCGAGTCCTGTCCAACGGATTGTATCCATCCGAAAAAAGACGAACCGCAGTTTGAGACCGTGCCACAGCTTTATGTGGACGCGGAAAACTGCATCGACTGCGGCGCCTGCGTCGGCGTCTGCCCGTCGAACGCGATCTTCCTGGTCGACGAACTTCCCGCCGGCTACGAAGCCTTCGTGGACAAGAACAAGGCCTTCTACAACTAA
- a CDS encoding chemotaxis protein CheW, which translates to MSEMDEIIKEFLVESNDNLDQLDRDLVELEKEPDSSELLARIFRAIHTVKGTSGVLGFGKLESVAHVGESLLSRMRDGKLRLNSKIATGLLKMVDALREVLQSIDSTGGEGDGDYSSVIAQLKQLLESALEERTPLGQILVEKTEQAVQEALAAQHAGDGRKLGEILVERGAVSPDILNEALRLQQSEAGSHVSGSSIRVDVNLLDKLMNLVGELVLARNQILQFTGTETDSAFLGTAQRLNLITTELQEGVMKTRMQPIGNVWSKFPRVVRDLAAQLGKQVRIEMEGTETELDKTIIEAIKDPLTHIVRNSVDHGIEMPEERNASGKCEEGRLTLRAFHEGGQVNIEIHDDGRGIDLERLKQKALERGQISAEQTARMSEREALNLIFRPGLSTAQSVTNISGRGVGMDVVKTNIEKIGGTVDVHTVKGEGTTLKIKIPLTLAIILALIATSGCERFAIPQVSLLELVRLEGEQAEQGIERIHGAPVYRLRGNLLPLVYLNQQLELGNSAHGDAVNIVVLQADDRQFGLVVDEINDTEEIVVKPLGKQFKGLSCFAGATIMGDGKVALILDVLGIAQMSSVVTEVRERAALETEHRATDSAVGRDAWLVFQVGRSRRMAIPLSAVSRLEEFPAKMIEPSGSDWVVQYRGQIMTLIDIAQELDGENATEKQQTLQVIVYSKQGRSVGLIVDQIVDIVEEAVAMESDEVKSDRVGSAVIQGRVTDLLNVEALMKNPNLQEARR; encoded by the coding sequence ATGAGCGAAATGGACGAAATCATCAAAGAGTTTCTGGTCGAGAGCAACGACAACCTCGATCAGCTTGACCGCGATCTCGTGGAACTTGAAAAGGAACCCGACTCCAGCGAACTGCTCGCGCGTATCTTTCGGGCGATCCACACCGTCAAGGGAACCAGCGGCGTATTGGGATTCGGCAAGCTGGAATCCGTCGCTCACGTCGGCGAGAGCCTGCTCAGTCGAATGCGCGATGGCAAGCTTCGCCTGAACTCCAAAATCGCAACCGGTTTGTTGAAGATGGTCGATGCGTTGCGCGAGGTGCTGCAATCGATCGATTCCACGGGCGGCGAAGGTGATGGCGATTACAGCAGCGTGATCGCCCAACTGAAGCAGTTGCTGGAGAGTGCTTTGGAAGAACGCACGCCGCTCGGGCAAATCCTGGTGGAGAAGACCGAGCAGGCCGTGCAGGAAGCGCTCGCCGCGCAGCATGCCGGCGACGGCCGCAAGCTGGGGGAAATCCTCGTCGAGCGCGGCGCAGTTTCGCCCGACATCCTGAACGAAGCGCTGCGGCTGCAACAGTCCGAAGCCGGCAGTCACGTTTCCGGCAGCAGCATCCGCGTGGACGTGAATCTGCTCGACAAGCTGATGAACCTTGTGGGCGAGCTTGTGCTGGCGCGCAACCAGATCCTGCAGTTCACAGGCACGGAAACGGACTCGGCGTTCTTGGGCACAGCGCAGCGTCTGAACCTCATTACGACCGAACTTCAGGAAGGCGTGATGAAGACGCGCATGCAGCCGATCGGGAACGTCTGGAGCAAGTTCCCGCGCGTCGTGCGCGACCTCGCGGCGCAATTGGGCAAGCAGGTGCGCATCGAGATGGAAGGAACCGAAACGGAGCTCGACAAGACCATCATTGAAGCCATTAAGGATCCGCTGACGCACATCGTGCGCAACTCGGTCGATCATGGAATCGAAATGCCGGAGGAACGAAACGCGTCGGGAAAGTGCGAGGAAGGGCGTCTGACATTGCGGGCGTTCCACGAAGGCGGGCAGGTGAACATCGAGATCCACGATGATGGACGAGGCATTGACCTTGAGCGGTTGAAGCAGAAGGCGCTTGAGAGGGGACAGATTTCGGCCGAGCAAACGGCGCGCATGTCAGAACGCGAGGCGCTGAACCTGATCTTTCGGCCAGGGCTTTCGACTGCTCAGTCGGTCACCAACATTTCCGGTCGTGGCGTTGGAATGGACGTGGTGAAGACCAACATCGAGAAGATCGGCGGAACGGTCGATGTTCACACGGTCAAGGGCGAAGGCACGACGCTGAAGATCAAGATTCCGCTGACGCTGGCGATTATTCTGGCGTTGATTGCGACTAGCGGCTGCGAACGTTTTGCCATTCCTCAAGTGAGCTTACTCGAACTGGTCAGGCTGGAAGGCGAACAGGCCGAACAAGGGATTGAGCGGATTCATGGCGCGCCAGTTTATCGGCTGCGCGGAAATCTGTTGCCGCTGGTTTATCTGAACCAGCAATTAGAGCTTGGCAATTCTGCGCATGGCGATGCAGTGAATATCGTCGTGTTGCAGGCGGACGATCGGCAATTCGGGCTGGTTGTGGACGAGATCAACGACACGGAAGAGATCGTGGTGAAGCCTTTGGGCAAGCAGTTCAAGGGGCTATCGTGTTTCGCCGGAGCAACGATCATGGGCGATGGAAAAGTAGCGTTGATTCTCGATGTGCTGGGAATTGCGCAGATGTCGAGTGTTGTCACGGAAGTACGCGAACGCGCAGCGCTGGAAACGGAGCATCGAGCAACAGATTCAGCGGTTGGACGCGACGCGTGGCTTGTGTTCCAAGTTGGCAGAAGCAGGCGAATGGCGATTCCGCTTTCGGCTGTTTCGCGGCTGGAGGAATTTCCGGCGAAGATGATCGAGCCTTCGGGAAGCGATTGGGTCGTGCAATATCGAGGTCAGATCATGACGCTGATCGATATCGCACAAGAACTGGATGGAGAGAACGCGACCGAGAAGCAGCAGACATTGCAGGTGATCGTTTACTCGAAGCAAGGACGCAGCGTTGGATTGATCGTCGATCAGATCGTGGACATTGTCGAGGAGGCAGTCGCGATGGAGAGTGATGAGGTGAAGAGCGATCGTGTTGGTTCAGCGGTGATTCAAGGTCGCGTAACAGATTTGCTCAACGTGGAAGCGCTGATGAAGAACCCGAATTTACAGGAGGCGAGACGATGA